A window from Longibacter salinarum encodes these proteins:
- a CDS encoding RNA polymerase sigma factor, giving the protein MPDDVSDGTYVQRVRDGDSSAFRPLLERYEGMVYELTYRYASDEDDAADLAQEVFMRAYNRIDDLRNPDRFASWLYGIALNRCRDYAKNIRRQTFPFSRTEAADQDSTPNPLERQDSKLEREEKGEALWRALDTLTPTYSVPFLMKYRDGMTYKAMSKRLDVSVSALKVRVHRARKKLRTVLENEDLDAIRPE; this is encoded by the coding sequence ATGCCCGATGACGTTTCTGACGGGACATACGTACAGAGGGTGCGAGACGGGGATTCGTCCGCATTCCGACCACTGCTTGAACGGTATGAGGGGATGGTGTATGAGTTGACGTATCGGTACGCCAGCGACGAAGACGACGCAGCCGACTTGGCGCAGGAAGTGTTCATGCGGGCCTACAACCGAATAGATGACCTGCGAAACCCGGACCGATTTGCATCATGGCTATATGGCATTGCTCTGAACCGTTGTCGGGATTACGCAAAAAACATCCGACGGCAGACGTTTCCGTTCAGCCGAACGGAAGCGGCGGATCAGGACAGCACACCGAACCCGCTCGAGCGGCAAGATTCCAAACTTGAACGGGAGGAGAAGGGAGAGGCGCTGTGGAGGGCGCTCGACACGCTAACTCCGACGTACTCCGTCCCTTTCCTGATGAAGTATCGAGATGGCATGACGTACAAAGCGATGTCGAAGCGTCTCGACGTTTCCGTGAGCGCCCTGAAAGTTCGCGTTCATCGAGCCCGTAAGAAGCTGCGGACGGTTCTCGAGAACGAAGATCTGGACGCTATCCGCCCGGAATAA
- the metK gene encoding methionine adenosyltransferase, with the protein MAYLFTSESVSEGHPDKVADQISDAILDALLSDDPKSRVAVETMVTTGLVVLSGEVSTDAYADVREIAREVIRDIGYTDPRLRFDADSCGVLSSIHEQSPDISQGVDGTSEQGAGDQGLMFGYANRETDVLMPMAIMYAHRLVRELAHIRKETDLMPYLRPDSKSQVTVEYDDDRRTPRRVHTIVVSTQHDEGVSQSEIKRDIREHLLPRVIADDMLDDDVILHVNPTGRFVIGGPHGDTGLTGRKIIVDTYGGKGAHGGGAFSGKDPSKVDRSATYAARHVAKNLVAADLCDEALVQVAYAIGVAEPVSIDVNTNGTGKLTDDQLTNLVRDHFELSPTAIIDRLDLMRPMYRKTAAYGHFGRDTFPWEKTNYVDALKHAAKQLA; encoded by the coding sequence ATGGCTTACCTCTTTACAAGTGAATCCGTGTCGGAGGGACACCCCGACAAGGTTGCCGACCAGATTTCGGATGCTATCCTCGACGCCCTTCTCTCCGACGACCCGAAAAGCCGCGTAGCCGTCGAGACGATGGTTACGACCGGACTGGTCGTTCTCAGCGGAGAGGTGTCGACGGATGCGTATGCCGACGTCCGCGAGATCGCACGCGAAGTGATCCGCGACATCGGCTATACCGATCCGCGCCTCCGGTTCGATGCGGATTCCTGTGGCGTGCTGAGTAGCATTCACGAGCAGAGCCCGGACATCAGCCAGGGTGTGGACGGGACGTCCGAGCAGGGCGCCGGGGATCAGGGACTCATGTTCGGGTACGCAAACCGCGAGACCGACGTGTTGATGCCGATGGCGATCATGTATGCGCATCGACTCGTGAGGGAACTGGCTCACATTCGCAAGGAGACGGACCTGATGCCGTACCTGCGGCCGGATTCGAAGAGCCAGGTTACAGTGGAATACGATGACGATCGTCGTACGCCTCGCCGCGTTCACACGATCGTCGTCTCGACGCAGCATGACGAAGGCGTCTCGCAGTCCGAGATCAAACGCGACATCCGCGAGCACTTGCTTCCTCGTGTCATTGCGGATGACATGCTGGATGACGATGTGATTTTGCACGTCAACCCCACCGGACGGTTCGTCATTGGCGGTCCGCACGGCGATACGGGTCTGACCGGACGCAAAATCATCGTCGACACCTACGGTGGAAAAGGCGCCCACGGCGGTGGCGCGTTCAGCGGCAAGGATCCGTCGAAGGTCGACCGCAGCGCGACGTATGCCGCGCGGCACGTAGCGAAAAATCTCGTGGCCGCCGACCTCTGCGACGAAGCCCTCGTCCAGGTTGCATACGCGATCGGCGTTGCCGAGCCCGTCTCCATCGATGTAAATACGAACGGGACCGGTAAGCTCACCGATGACCAGCTCACCAACCTGGTGCGTGATCACTTCGAGCTCTCGCCGACGGCCATCATCGATCGACTCGACCTTATGCGTCCAATGTATCGTAAGACGGCCGCGTACGGACACTTCGGTCGTGATACCTTCCCGTGGGAGAAGACGAACTATGTGGACGCTCTGAAACACGCCGCGAAACAACTCGCGTGA
- a CDS encoding acyl carrier protein encodes MANDIKSTVKGIIVEKLGVDESDVTREASFTNDLGADSLDTVELIMEFEKEFDLTIPDEEAEKIATVGDAIDYLEEKSA; translated from the coding sequence ATGGCCAACGACATCAAATCCACCGTCAAAGGTATCATCGTCGAGAAACTCGGCGTTGACGAGTCTGATGTTACGCGGGAGGCATCGTTCACCAACGACCTCGGCGCAGACTCGCTCGACACCGTCGAGCTCATCATGGAATTCGAGAAAGAGTTCGATCTGACGATCCCCGACGAGGAGGCGGAAAAGATTGCAACGGTCGGTGATGCCATCGACTACCTCGAAGAGAAGTCTGCGTAA
- the fabF gene encoding beta-ketoacyl-ACP synthase II: MNHTERRVVITGMGALTPIGTTVSSFWDALLNGTSGAAPIESFDTEGMRVTFAAELKDFDPADYLGAKQVRRMDPFCQYALIAADQAVEDAGIDPDEMSQEEKDRVGVIYGSGIGGMQTFYEQANYFQENDEKRTSPFFIPMLIPDIASGQIAMRFGFRGPNHAIVSACATGNHNIGDAVRRIQSGEMDACVAGGTDACVTRLGITGFASMRALSTRNDDPAVASRPFDANRDGFVMGEGAGALYLESLESAKARGANIYGEIIGMGASADAHHLTAPDPEGGGVRLALNRVLDHAGLNPEDIDYVNAHGTSTPLGDVAETKALKQVFGEAAHKLNVSSTKSMTGHLLGAAGAVEAIATILATKHDIVPPTINFDTPDPDCDLNYTFNEPQERSVDVALSNAFGFGGHNTSVAFKKFEG; the protein is encoded by the coding sequence ATGAATCACACTGAACGTAGAGTTGTCATCACCGGAATGGGCGCACTCACGCCGATTGGTACCACGGTGTCCTCATTCTGGGATGCTCTGCTAAACGGTACGAGTGGCGCTGCCCCCATCGAGTCGTTCGATACCGAAGGCATGCGCGTGACGTTCGCCGCGGAGCTCAAGGACTTCGATCCGGCAGACTATCTCGGCGCCAAACAGGTGCGACGGATGGATCCCTTTTGCCAATACGCGCTCATCGCGGCCGACCAGGCTGTCGAGGACGCGGGGATCGATCCCGACGAGATGAGTCAGGAAGAAAAAGACCGGGTCGGTGTCATTTACGGCAGCGGCATCGGCGGAATGCAGACGTTTTACGAACAAGCGAACTACTTCCAGGAAAACGACGAGAAGCGTACCTCGCCGTTCTTCATTCCGATGCTCATTCCAGACATCGCGAGTGGCCAGATTGCCATGCGGTTCGGCTTCCGAGGCCCCAACCACGCGATCGTCTCTGCCTGCGCAACTGGCAACCATAACATCGGAGATGCTGTCCGACGCATTCAGAGCGGCGAAATGGACGCGTGTGTCGCTGGTGGTACGGATGCCTGCGTAACCCGCCTGGGTATCACCGGATTCGCGAGCATGCGCGCACTCTCAACGCGAAACGATGACCCCGCAGTCGCATCTCGCCCATTCGATGCAAACCGTGACGGGTTCGTCATGGGCGAAGGAGCTGGTGCGCTATACCTGGAGTCCCTCGAAAGCGCAAAAGCCCGGGGGGCCAACATCTACGGTGAAATCATCGGGATGGGCGCATCCGCCGACGCCCACCATCTCACAGCACCGGATCCCGAGGGCGGGGGCGTTCGCCTGGCTCTCAACCGCGTGCTTGACCATGCCGGCCTGAATCCGGAGGACATCGATTACGTGAACGCCCACGGCACGTCGACGCCCCTCGGTGACGTCGCAGAAACGAAGGCGCTCAAACAGGTCTTTGGCGAAGCCGCGCATAAGCTCAACGTGTCGTCCACCAAGAGCATGACCGGTCACCTGCTCGGTGCAGCCGGTGCAGTGGAGGCCATCGCAACGATCCTTGCGACGAAGCATGACATCGTCCCTCCGACGATCAACTTCGACACGCCGGATCCGGACTGCGACCTCAACTACACCTTCAATGAACCGCAAGAACGCTCGGTCGACGTTGCCCTCTCGAACGCCTTTGGCTTCGGCGGGCACAATACCTCTGTTGCCTTCAAGAAGTTTGAAGGCTAG
- a CDS encoding DUF721 domain-containing protein, with translation MPTDSPEPLGDVLKEVIDRLGMREKIDEARVVETWATIAGDRVNAMTESAWMKGDTLFVKISSAAWRQELHMNRRAWRERLNDALGREIVGEIMFR, from the coding sequence ATGCCTACCGACAGTCCAGAACCGCTCGGCGATGTCCTCAAGGAGGTGATTGACCGCCTGGGAATGCGCGAGAAGATCGATGAGGCCCGTGTTGTTGAGACGTGGGCTACGATTGCGGGAGACCGCGTGAACGCGATGACGGAATCCGCCTGGATGAAGGGAGATACGCTGTTCGTTAAGATCTCCTCGGCGGCATGGCGGCAGGAGCTTCATATGAACCGCCGAGCCTGGAGAGAGCGGCTCAATGACGCGCTCGGACGCGAGATTGTCGGGGAAATAATGTTTCGGTAG
- a CDS encoding TolC family protein, producing MTRLSLGSSACRLVVPLALLVILGLSSPLRAQSVTNDGAHGAHVAEGDTVQLSLAESVQRSLDVSPEVNIERAGQDFARARLGEARQNRYLTSFSANTAHSIAPSLDIPQGTTQPPSSYYLEPRVVNDWTVDALQPFNRFEVRAQQPIYTAGELGGSIRAARHGVDVEKASVDLKRLEVARRTGDIYYSLLLAEALKRLADDTGEVVDRAKREVQRLLDEGDEDVDQADLFEVRLTEEEYKRRLVEIRERLETARSALRRQLFLPDDVVIQTTDRRLNPVDFEVHPDSLAYYLALGIENRPELDKANAGIEARKALVDVERSDYFPKLGFQATYAYTYTPNRPNQRSAYINDSYNGNSTRTGIGIQMNLDFFQTRERVEQARAELNEVRYQKEAAAQLVRFEVEEAYRNVIIQKTNLESRDESLQITEEWLRNEQINFDLDFGNTENLVKAVRANLEAEARYFEAVKAYNTAVLKLLDATGTLTTDLERDIFSETE from the coding sequence ATGACGCGTCTATCCCTCGGCTCTTCTGCCTGTCGGCTCGTTGTCCCTCTCGCCCTTCTGGTGATTCTGGGTCTGTCCTCCCCGCTCAGAGCACAGTCCGTCACGAACGACGGTGCCCATGGAGCCCATGTTGCCGAGGGGGACACCGTCCAACTCTCGCTGGCCGAATCGGTGCAGCGATCCCTCGACGTGAGTCCAGAGGTCAACATCGAGCGCGCTGGTCAGGACTTCGCCCGGGCCCGCCTCGGGGAGGCGCGTCAGAACCGCTACCTGACGTCGTTCTCTGCGAATACCGCGCACTCAATCGCCCCGAGCCTCGACATCCCGCAGGGCACCACGCAGCCGCCCAGCTCCTACTACCTTGAGCCGCGCGTCGTCAATGACTGGACGGTGGATGCCCTCCAGCCGTTCAACCGCTTCGAAGTCCGGGCGCAACAGCCCATCTACACGGCGGGTGAACTGGGCGGCAGCATCCGCGCTGCGCGTCATGGGGTGGACGTCGAGAAAGCAAGCGTCGACCTCAAACGGCTGGAAGTCGCCCGACGGACCGGAGACATCTACTACTCGCTCCTCCTTGCCGAAGCACTGAAGCGCCTGGCTGACGACACCGGGGAGGTCGTGGATCGGGCCAAGCGGGAAGTTCAGCGCCTGCTGGATGAGGGCGACGAGGACGTTGACCAGGCCGATCTGTTCGAGGTTCGCCTCACGGAGGAAGAGTACAAACGGCGTCTTGTGGAAATTCGTGAACGGCTCGAGACGGCACGCTCCGCTCTCCGGCGCCAGCTCTTTTTGCCGGACGATGTTGTGATCCAGACCACCGACCGTCGTCTCAACCCGGTCGACTTCGAGGTCCACCCTGACTCGCTGGCGTACTACCTCGCCCTCGGTATCGAGAATCGCCCCGAACTCGACAAAGCCAACGCTGGAATCGAAGCGCGCAAAGCCCTTGTCGATGTCGAGCGGTCGGACTACTTCCCCAAACTGGGCTTCCAGGCAACGTACGCATATACGTATACTCCGAATCGCCCGAACCAACGGAGTGCCTACATCAACGACTCCTACAATGGAAATTCCACACGGACGGGCATTGGCATTCAGATGAACCTCGACTTCTTCCAGACGCGGGAGCGCGTTGAGCAGGCCCGCGCGGAGCTCAACGAGGTTCGCTACCAGAAGGAGGCCGCCGCTCAACTTGTCCGCTTTGAGGTCGAGGAGGCCTATCGGAACGTAATCATTCAGAAAACGAACCTGGAATCGCGGGACGAGTCCCTGCAGATCACGGAGGAGTGGCTTCGGAATGAACAGATCAACTTTGATCTCGACTTCGGAAACACGGAGAACCTGGTCAAGGCTGTTCGTGCCAATTTGGAGGCTGAGGCTCGGTATTTTGAAGCGGTGAAAGCGTACAATACGGCCGTCCTCAAGCTGCTGGACGCCACCGGAACGCTGACCACCGACCTGGAACGGGACATCTTTTCGGAAACGGAATAA
- a CDS encoding MlaC/ttg2D family ABC transporter substrate-binding protein, translated as MRTSFLHRSLSILALLLGLTLALSSSPAHAQDAAEQEIRSMLESRDQQIKSILDGDTSAFSDQQREELKTLINGVIDFRAMGQVALGPFWSDLSDDQKNEFVDVFRDIVRAQSLADLEVYNSKVTYEKINVEEDSAYVQTLTEYEGTETPVVYDLQKQNDTWVAQDIILDGVSTAESYARSFQTVVRKRGFDALMTSLKKKRDKVTSAR; from the coding sequence ATGCGTACCTCGTTCCTCCACCGTTCGCTGTCCATCCTTGCCTTGCTGCTGGGCTTGACCCTCGCGCTGTCCTCCTCGCCGGCCCACGCCCAGGATGCCGCCGAACAGGAGATTCGCTCGATGCTAGAGTCGCGCGATCAACAGATCAAGTCCATTCTGGATGGCGACACATCGGCCTTTTCCGACCAGCAGCGGGAAGAACTAAAAACGCTAATCAACGGCGTCATCGACTTTCGAGCCATGGGTCAGGTCGCCCTCGGCCCGTTCTGGAGCGACCTCTCCGATGATCAGAAGAACGAGTTTGTCGATGTCTTCCGTGACATCGTGCGCGCTCAGTCGTTGGCTGACCTGGAGGTATACAATTCGAAGGTCACCTACGAAAAGATTAACGTTGAAGAAGACAGCGCGTACGTCCAAACCCTGACAGAGTACGAAGGCACCGAAACGCCCGTTGTCTACGATCTGCAAAAGCAGAATGACACGTGGGTGGCGCAGGACATCATCCTCGACGGCGTCAGCACCGCCGAGAGCTACGCGCGCTCATTCCAGACCGTCGTGCGCAAGCGAGGATTCGATGCGCTTATGACGAGCCTGAAGAAGAAACGAGACAAGGTCACGTCGGCTCGATAA
- a CDS encoding outer membrane protein: protein MKRFSFATLFVALLFLAIPSQDAHAQVKLGPRAVLSVGDISDAGGDFGIGADVRFLAGDLPVTFNGAFDYYFVDDEFDQGLSIFTVDFNALYMFGIDNQAFTPYAGGGLGITRLSADEQSVPGGGTFDPSTTEVNLNIIGGAEFPLEQFTPFVQAQFGVGGDVDRFNIAGGLLFNL, encoded by the coding sequence ATGAAACGCTTTTCGTTTGCTACTCTCTTTGTTGCCCTCCTCTTTCTGGCCATCCCATCGCAGGATGCGCACGCGCAGGTGAAACTTGGCCCCCGCGCCGTCCTGTCCGTTGGTGACATTTCTGACGCAGGCGGCGACTTCGGTATCGGTGCCGACGTTCGCTTCCTCGCCGGCGACCTGCCCGTGACGTTTAATGGCGCATTCGACTACTACTTCGTCGATGATGAATTCGACCAGGGTCTTTCTATTTTCACGGTCGACTTCAACGCTCTCTACATGTTCGGTATCGATAACCAGGCCTTTACCCCGTATGCCGGTGGCGGCCTGGGCATTACCCGCCTCTCTGCTGATGAGCAGTCCGTCCCCGGTGGTGGGACGTTCGATCCGAGCACAACGGAGGTAAACCTCAACATCATCGGCGGCGCAGAATTCCCGCTCGAGCAGTTCACGCCCTTCGTCCAGGCACAGTTCGGTGTCGGTGGCGACGTGGACCGCTTCAACATTGCTGGAGGGCTGCTCTTCAACCTCTAA